TTCACCGAACTGTTCGACGCCCCCGTCGCCCACGAGGAGGAGTTCGACGGGATGAGCGTCCTGTTCCTCGAACTTGGTGAGGGATACTTCGAGTTGCTCGAACCGCACGAGGGCGGCGCGGTGTCGAGGTATCTGGAGGACGACGGCCCCGGCATCCACCACGTCGCCCTGCGGACCGACGACATCGAGGGCGCACTGGAGACGGCGCGCGGCGCGGGCGTCGAGTGCATCGACGACGACCCTCGGCCGGGCGCGTGGGGGCACGACGTCGCCTTCCTGCACCCGAAGTCGACGGGCGGCGTGCTGGTGGAGTTCGTCGAGCACTGACGGCGACCGAATCGCCGCGGCACGGGTGGACGCGAGGACCCCGACCGGCATAGCTTTCGATCGAATGCCACAGATGAGGTTGTGGACAGAGACGAACTCTACCGGGTCACGACGCTGTTTCTGGTTTCGATGCTCGTCCTGAACGCGGACCTCTCGGCGACGGCGTTTCCGATGAGTCTCTTCACCGGACTCGCGACCGTCGTCGCACTCGCCGCGATGATTCTCGCGCCGTCGTACGTCCTCGCGGACGCGGTCGTGTCCCTGCAAGACCGCCTCGGTTCCTGACCGTCGGGCGGTCCGACCGCGTCGCGAAAGGTAGTTCACCGCGGACCGCGAGGTGGGAACGATGCGAGACTGGCTCTCTCACCGCGTTCGGGCGTCGCCCGACGGGACGGCGCTCGTCCGGGCCGCAACGGGCGAGTCGTGGACGTTCGCCGAGTTGGACGGGTTGGTCGAGGAGACGGCGGGGCGACTCGCCGCCCTCGGCGTCGAACCCGGCGACCACCTCGGGACGGTCCTCGGCCCGCGCGTGGAGTACGTCGCGCTGATTCACGCGGCGATGCGCCTCGGCGTGACGCTCGTGCCGATGGGGGACTCCCTCACCGTCCCGGAACTCCGCGGACAGGTCGTGACCGCCGACGTGACCGCCCTCGTCTGCGACGCCGAGACCGAAGCCGTCGCCGCCGACGTCGCGGACGCCGCCGCCGTCCCCCTCGTCAGCGTCGACGCGCCGGCGACGCAGGGGACCGTCCACCTCGCCGACGTGCTCCCCGACTCGGTGACGCCGGCGTCGTGGTCCTTCGACGACGTGCAACTCTTACTCTTCACCTCGGGGACGACGGGGGACCCGAAGGCGGTGAAACTGACGACGGGGAACCTCTTGGCCAGCGCCGTCGCCTCGGTGTTCCGCCTCGGGTTCGACCCCGAGGACCGCTGGCTGGTGACGCTCTCGCTCCACCACATGGGCGGCATCGCGCCCGTCCTGCGGATGCCGCTGTACGGGATGACCGTCGTCCTCCGCGAGGAGTTCGACGCGGGGGACGCCGCCGACGACGTGGACCGCTTCGACGTGACCGCCGTCTCTCTCGTCCCGACGATGCTCCGCCGGATGCTGGACAGTCGCGGGACGCTGGGGTCGTCGCTCCGGGCGGTCCTCCTCGGCGGCGCGCCCGCCCCGCGCGAACTCGTCGAGCGCTGTCGGGACTACTCCGTCCCGGTCTACCCCACCTACGGGATGACCGAGACGGCCTCGCAGATGGCGACGGCGACGCCCTCGGAGGCGTTCGAGCACGCCGGCACCGTCGGCCGACCCCTGTTCTGGACGGACGTGACCGTCGTCGGCGGGGACGGCGAGCGACTGCCGCCGGGCGAGACGGGCGAGTTCGTCGTGGACGGTCCGACCGTCTCGCCGGGGTATTACGGGGACCCGGAGGCGACGAGCGACGCGTTCGGCGAACGCGGCCTGCGGACCGGCGACGTGGGGTACGTCGACGACGGCGGCCGCCTGTACGTCCTCAACCGCGTCGACGACCGCATCATCACCGGCGGGGAGAACGTCGACCCCGGCGAGGTGGCCGACGTCCTCCGTTCGCACCCCGACGTGCGCGACGCCGCCGTCGTCGGCGTCCCGGACGAGGAGTGGGGCGAACGCGTCTCCGCGCTGGTCGTCCCCGAGGGAGACGAACTCGACCGGGACGCTCTCGTCGAGTTCGCCCGGGAACGACTGGCCGGGTTCAAACTCCCGCGCGTCGTCGCCGTCGCCGACGAACTCCCGCGGACCGTCTCGGGCACCGTGCGGCGCGGCGCGGTGCGCGAACTGCTCGCGGAGTGGGAGGACGGGAGCGACGGGGCGGACGGCGACGACGCCGCCGCGGACGACGCGGACGGAGACGGAGACGCCGAAACGGCCGACTCGGTTCGAACGGACGCCGACGACCCGTCCGGCTCGAACTCCGACGTCGACGCCGACCCCTGACCG
This Halogeometricum sp. S3BR5-2 DNA region includes the following protein-coding sequences:
- the menE gene encoding o-succinylbenzoate--CoA ligase encodes the protein MRDWLSHRVRASPDGTALVRAATGESWTFAELDGLVEETAGRLAALGVEPGDHLGTVLGPRVEYVALIHAAMRLGVTLVPMGDSLTVPELRGQVVTADVTALVCDAETEAVAADVADAAAVPLVSVDAPATQGTVHLADVLPDSVTPASWSFDDVQLLLFTSGTTGDPKAVKLTTGNLLASAVASVFRLGFDPEDRWLVTLSLHHMGGIAPVLRMPLYGMTVVLREEFDAGDAADDVDRFDVTAVSLVPTMLRRMLDSRGTLGSSLRAVLLGGAPAPRELVERCRDYSVPVYPTYGMTETASQMATATPSEAFEHAGTVGRPLFWTDVTVVGGDGERLPPGETGEFVVDGPTVSPGYYGDPEATSDAFGERGLRTGDVGYVDDGGRLYVLNRVDDRIITGGENVDPGEVADVLRSHPDVRDAAVVGVPDEEWGERVSALVVPEGDELDRDALVEFARERLAGFKLPRVVAVADELPRTVSGTVRRGAVRELLAEWEDGSDGADGDDAAADDADGDGDAETADSVRTDADDPSGSNSDVDADP
- the mce gene encoding methylmalonyl-CoA epimerase gives rise to the protein MDFDHLGVATADATGLAALFTELFDAPVAHEEEFDGMSVLFLELGEGYFELLEPHEGGAVSRYLEDDGPGIHHVALRTDDIEGALETARGAGVECIDDDPRPGAWGHDVAFLHPKSTGGVLVEFVEH